In Lysobacter firmicutimachus, one genomic interval encodes:
- a CDS encoding pirin family protein, translating into MAPATSTAYARVGRKLRGQPTSDGAGVRLTRVIGGPQLPDLDPFLLLDEFGTDRPEDYLAGFPEHPHRGFETVTYMLDGRMRHRDNHGNEGVLVPGSVQWMTAGRGLVHSEMPEQEQGRMRGFQLWVNLPAREKMTEPKYQEFAPDRIVQLAPAQGVQVKLIAGRLGDLRGPIAQPATDPVYLDVALADGAAWEYDLPEGHNAFAYVYEGEAAIGEGEDARTVQAQELAVLAGGSRLRLRALQPDTRLIVVAGRPLREPVARYGPFVMNTKQELMQAFVDFQEGKF; encoded by the coding sequence ATGGCCCCCGCCACCTCTACCGCTTACGCCCGCGTCGGCCGCAAGCTGCGCGGCCAGCCCACCTCGGACGGCGCCGGCGTGCGCCTGACCCGGGTCATCGGCGGCCCGCAGCTGCCCGATCTGGACCCGTTCCTGCTGCTCGACGAATTCGGCACCGATCGGCCGGAGGACTACCTCGCCGGTTTCCCCGAGCATCCCCACCGCGGCTTCGAGACCGTCACCTACATGCTCGACGGGCGCATGCGCCATCGCGACAACCACGGCAACGAAGGCGTGCTGGTGCCCGGCAGCGTGCAGTGGATGACCGCCGGCCGCGGCCTGGTGCATTCGGAGATGCCCGAACAGGAGCAGGGCCGCATGCGCGGTTTCCAGCTGTGGGTGAACCTGCCGGCGCGCGAAAAGATGACCGAGCCCAAGTACCAGGAGTTCGCACCCGATCGCATCGTGCAGCTGGCGCCGGCGCAGGGCGTGCAGGTCAAGCTGATCGCCGGCCGCCTCGGCGATCTGCGCGGCCCGATCGCGCAGCCGGCCACCGATCCGGTCTATCTCGATGTCGCGCTCGCCGACGGCGCCGCCTGGGAATACGACCTGCCCGAGGGCCATAACGCTTTCGCCTATGTTTACGAGGGCGAAGCGGCGATCGGCGAAGGCGAGGATGCGCGCACGGTGCAGGCGCAGGAGTTGGCGGTGTTGGCCGGCGGCAGCCGTCTGCGCTTGCGCGCATTGCAGCCGGATACGCGCCTGATCGTGGTCGCCGGGCGGCCGCTGCGCGAGCCGGTGGCGCGTTACGGCCCGTTCGTGATGAACACCAAGCAAGAGCTCATGCAGGCCTTCGTCGACTTCCAGGAAGGCAAGTTCTGA
- the aqpZ gene encoding aquaporin Z has translation MIKRLGAEFIGTFWLVLGGCGSAVLAANFGGAGNPLGIGLLGVSLAFGLTVLTGAYALGHISGGHFNPAVSFGLWAGGRFPAKDLVPYIVAQVVGAILAGFVLLQIAGGTAGFAIDPTAAGTFASNGYDVMSPGGYSMHAAFLTEVVMTAMFLVIILGATHRNAPAGFAPIAIGLGLTLIHLISIPVTNTSVNPARSTGVALFAGPAAIGQLWLFWVAPILGGLLGGAIYRWLGKD, from the coding sequence GCGCGGTGCTGGCGGCGAACTTCGGCGGTGCCGGCAATCCGCTCGGCATCGGCCTGCTCGGCGTGTCGCTGGCCTTCGGCCTGACCGTACTGACCGGTGCCTATGCGCTCGGCCACATTTCCGGCGGCCACTTCAATCCCGCGGTCAGTTTCGGCCTGTGGGCCGGCGGCCGCTTCCCGGCCAAGGACCTGGTGCCCTATATCGTCGCCCAGGTCGTCGGCGCGATCCTCGCCGGTTTCGTCCTGCTGCAGATCGCCGGCGGCACCGCCGGTTTCGCGATCGACCCGACCGCGGCCGGCACCTTCGCCAGCAACGGCTACGACGTGATGTCGCCGGGCGGCTACTCGATGCACGCCGCGTTCCTGACCGAAGTGGTCATGACCGCGATGTTCCTGGTGATCATCCTCGGCGCCACCCACCGCAACGCGCCGGCCGGTTTCGCCCCGATCGCGATCGGCCTGGGCCTGACCCTGATCCACCTGATCAGCATTCCGGTCACCAACACCTCCGTGAACCCGGCCCGATCCACCGGCGTGGCGCTGTTCGCCGGCCCGGCCGCGATCGGCCAGCTGTGGCTGTTCTGGGTTGCGCCCATTCTCGGCGGCCTGCTCGGCGGCGCGATCTACCGCTGGCTCGGCAAGGACTGA
- a CDS encoding class I SAM-dependent methyltransferase codes for MKSVRKPGAWTFFRQWLKNPLRVAAVAPSSAELAAAMIAELPDEARRVIELGGGTGAITRALLGAGIQERDLLVLELNEELHAHLQLRFPRVPVLLGDARMLPALAREQGYLEDGPADAIVSGLGLLTMPHPLQRDILAAAFECLREDGVFVQFTYGPSAPVAEAVARGLGLQVRRGEFVLRNVPPATVYVYRKPQR; via the coding sequence CCCGGTGCCTGGACGTTCTTCCGCCAATGGCTGAAGAACCCTTTGCGCGTCGCTGCGGTGGCGCCGTCCAGCGCCGAACTGGCGGCGGCGATGATCGCCGAGCTGCCCGACGAAGCGCGGCGGGTGATCGAACTCGGCGGCGGCACCGGCGCGATCACCCGCGCCTTGCTCGGCGCCGGCATCCAGGAGCGCGATCTGCTGGTGCTGGAACTCAACGAAGAGCTGCACGCGCACCTGCAGCTGCGTTTCCCGCGCGTGCCGGTGCTGCTCGGCGACGCGCGCATGCTGCCGGCGCTGGCGCGCGAGCAGGGCTATCTGGAAGACGGGCCGGCCGATGCGATCGTGTCCGGCCTGGGCCTGTTGACGATGCCGCATCCGCTGCAGCGCGACATCCTTGCCGCCGCGTTCGAATGCCTGCGCGAGGACGGGGTGTTCGTGCAGTTCACCTACGGCCCGAGCGCGCCGGTCGCCGAAGCGGTGGCGCGCGGACTCGGGCTGCAGGTGCGCCGCGGCGAATTCGTGCTGCGCAACGTGCCGCCGGCGACGGTCTACGTTTACCGCAAGCCGCAGCGCTGA